One segment of Pseudodesulfovibrio sp. 5S69 DNA contains the following:
- a CDS encoding TonB-dependent receptor plug domain-containing protein produces MKCSRLLLFIGLLTTLFITPALAQDEGGKTNDQAEYTLGEVVVSDSSSTLQKSLTVTEITAQELKDAGALTLADAFKMVPGVTTRTAADGTCRIDIRGMRTRNVKLLLNGIPFQSVLDGQFDPDAIPVENIARIKITRGASSVLYGNDGNAGVIDIITKKGTKDFKGTAGVLAGQGDLYKAQSTIAGGDGKLDYFAGASYLTRNNYPVSSDFDKTDDQDSDERKNSYRKHANILANLTYQSSDDTNFGAVFNLFEGEYGKPPSTLRNASDPFAKNPKYEKVLDYSGADMQLAMNHTFNSTVDTRLMVYASREYNETSRYDYANYSTQTRKNSYHSKSTSTTVGLNNQWGYNTDTFGRLVLGLIGERQNWSENGFTRPNNTSSAELDSNETLSNYTAALQDDLTLFGKLGISLGLSLNGQARSDKRSDTYSYVLAANYQLFEGTTLKASQARKIRNPSIQNLYDSVAGNSDLVNEVDWLYEMGISQALPLASTLDFTVFRNDAENYIEKVGDVYENNDKYRFQGFETTLSSRIMEGLTTQLGYTYLDSQNLSRNAATDRLQYRPRHKITAQGTWIAPTKTKVYAGWRFFSDQYALDGGNSKRMPDYGLIDVKISQAFTDTLSAYVGADNLLDVDYAESYGFARPGRVVYTGLDYTF; encoded by the coding sequence ATGAAATGCTCTCGCCTGCTGCTGTTCATCGGATTGCTCACCACACTCTTCATCACGCCCGCCCTCGCCCAGGACGAAGGCGGCAAAACCAATGACCAGGCCGAGTACACCCTCGGTGAAGTCGTTGTCAGCGACTCGTCCAGCACCCTGCAAAAGTCGCTCACGGTGACGGAGATCACCGCCCAGGAACTGAAGGACGCCGGGGCTCTGACCCTGGCCGACGCCTTCAAGATGGTGCCCGGCGTGACCACCCGCACCGCTGCGGACGGCACCTGCCGCATCGACATCCGCGGCATGCGCACCCGGAATGTCAAGCTGCTGCTCAACGGCATCCCGTTCCAGTCCGTGCTGGACGGCCAGTTCGATCCCGACGCCATCCCGGTGGAGAACATCGCCCGCATCAAGATCACCCGCGGCGCCTCTTCGGTGCTCTACGGAAACGACGGCAACGCGGGCGTCATAGACATCATCACCAAGAAGGGTACCAAGGATTTTAAGGGAACGGCCGGCGTCCTGGCCGGTCAGGGGGATCTCTACAAGGCGCAGTCGACCATCGCGGGCGGCGACGGCAAACTGGACTACTTCGCCGGCGCCAGCTACTTGACGCGAAACAACTACCCCGTGTCCTCGGACTTCGACAAGACCGACGACCAGGACTCCGACGAGCGCAAGAACAGCTACCGCAAGCACGCCAACATCCTGGCCAACCTGACCTACCAGTCGAGCGACGACACCAACTTCGGCGCGGTCTTCAACCTGTTCGAGGGCGAATACGGCAAGCCGCCGTCCACCCTGCGCAACGCCAGCGACCCGTTCGCCAAGAACCCCAAGTATGAGAAGGTGCTGGACTACAGCGGCGCGGACATGCAACTGGCCATGAACCATACGTTCAACAGCACCGTGGACACCCGGCTGATGGTCTACGCCAGCCGGGAGTACAACGAGACCTCGCGCTACGACTACGCCAACTACTCGACCCAGACCAGGAAGAATTCCTATCACAGCAAGTCCACCTCGACCACCGTGGGCCTGAACAACCAATGGGGCTACAACACGGACACCTTTGGACGCCTCGTGCTCGGCCTGATCGGCGAACGGCAGAACTGGAGCGAAAACGGCTTCACCCGGCCCAACAACACATCCTCGGCGGAACTCGACAGCAACGAAACCCTGAGCAACTACACCGCCGCCCTGCAGGACGACCTGACCCTGTTCGGCAAACTGGGAATCTCCCTGGGCCTCAGCCTGAACGGACAGGCCCGCAGCGACAAGCGCTCGGACACCTACTCCTACGTGCTGGCGGCCAACTACCAGCTCTTCGAGGGCACCACCCTCAAGGCGTCCCAGGCGCGCAAGATCCGCAACCCCTCGATCCAGAACCTGTATGACTCCGTCGCGGGCAACTCCGACCTGGTCAACGAAGTGGACTGGCTTTACGAGATGGGCATCTCCCAGGCCCTGCCCCTGGCCTCCACACTGGACTTCACCGTGTTCAGAAACGATGCGGAGAACTACATCGAGAAGGTCGGCGACGTTTACGAAAACAACGACAAGTACCGCTTCCAGGGCTTCGAGACCACCCTGTCCAGCCGGATCATGGAGGGGCTGACCACCCAGTTGGGCTACACCTACCTGGACAGCCAGAACCTCTCGCGCAATGCCGCCACCGACCGGCTGCAGTACCGTCCGCGCCACAAGATCACCGCGCAGGGCACCTGGATCGCGCCCACCAAGACCAAGGTATACGCCGGGTGGCGGTTCTTCTCGGACCAGTACGCCCTGGACGGCGGCAACAGCAAGCGCATGCCCGACTACGGCCTGATCGACGTCAAGATCAGCCAGGCCTTTACGGACACGCTGTCCGCCTACGTCGGCGCGGACAACCTGCTGGATGTGGACTACGCCGAATCCTACGGCTTCGCGCGGCCCGGCCGCGTCGTGTACACGGGATTGGACTACACCTTCTAA
- a CDS encoding ABC transporter ATP-binding protein — MSAHLRLNELSIRFNDQAPPVLSGVRLTVGPGECHCIVGPTGSGKSSLLLAVAGLLPPDVLDGAIERPARPGAVFQNPGTQILFDHVGPETAFALENAGVPPETMPDRVARALAEADLPVPTHTPTASLSMGRQYRLVLAGALVAEPGLLLLDEPCAQLDPDGCRAVAGVIDATLERGGGVLLCEHRPEPLAERITHWWRIEGGELRPSVPPPSPAKPGRAADRPPESSAPPLLDIRGLHVRRGTNQVFSGLDLAIRPGEAVHVEGGNGSGKSTLTRIMAGFLPPDSGRVALFGEPVAPARLRGRVGLVLQSPSGQLFEDTVLRELAFAARRKGLSDHEGRARHVAEELGIEHLLGHAPFLLSYGQQRLTALGACLTQEPDLLILDDPFAGLDRDARERIHGLLDRERAERGMAVLVTGHNPASSLRFHNFYTRELRIVGGRLEPVA, encoded by the coding sequence ATGTCGGCACACCTGCGTCTGAACGAACTGAGCATACGGTTCAACGACCAGGCGCCGCCGGTTCTCTCCGGCGTCCGCCTCACGGTGGGGCCCGGCGAATGCCACTGCATCGTCGGCCCCACCGGGAGCGGGAAGTCCAGCCTCTTGCTGGCCGTGGCCGGGCTGCTCCCGCCCGACGTTCTCGACGGCGCCATCGAACGGCCCGCGCGCCCCGGCGCGGTCTTCCAGAATCCGGGCACCCAGATCCTCTTCGACCACGTGGGGCCGGAGACCGCCTTCGCCCTGGAGAACGCGGGCGTTCCCCCGGAGACCATGCCCGACCGGGTCGCCCGCGCCCTGGCCGAGGCGGACCTGCCCGTGCCCACCCACACCCCCACCGCGAGCCTGTCCATGGGCCGCCAGTACCGCCTCGTCCTGGCCGGAGCGCTGGTCGCCGAGCCGGGCCTGCTCCTGCTCGACGAGCCGTGCGCCCAGCTCGACCCGGACGGCTGCCGCGCCGTGGCCGGGGTCATCGACGCCACCCTTGAGCGGGGCGGCGGTGTGCTCCTGTGCGAGCACCGTCCCGAACCTTTGGCCGAACGCATCACCCACTGGTGGCGGATAGAGGGCGGCGAGCTGCGGCCGTCCGTTCCGCCCCCGTCTCCCGCCAAGCCGGGCCGGGCTGCGGACCGGCCGCCCGAGTCCTCGGCCCCGCCGCTGCTGGACATCCGGGGGCTGCACGTCCGGCGGGGGACCAACCAGGTCTTTTCCGGCCTCGACCTGGCCATCCGGCCGGGCGAGGCCGTCCACGTCGAGGGCGGCAACGGCAGCGGCAAGTCCACCCTGACCCGAATCATGGCCGGGTTCCTGCCCCCGGACTCGGGCCGCGTGGCCCTGTTCGGCGAGCCCGTGGCCCCGGCGCGGCTGCGCGGCCGGGTGGGGCTGGTGCTGCAGAGCCCGTCCGGCCAGCTCTTCGAAGACACGGTCCTGCGGGAACTGGCCTTCGCGGCCCGGCGCAAGGGACTTTCCGACCACGAGGGCCGGGCCCGGCACGTGGCCGAGGAGCTGGGCATCGAGCACCTCCTGGGCCACGCCCCGTTCCTGCTCAGCTACGGCCAGCAGCGGCTGACCGCGCTCGGGGCCTGCCTGACCCAGGAGCCGGACCTGCTCATCCTCGACGACCCGTTCGCCGGGCTGGACAGGGACGCCAGGGAGCGTATCCACGGACTGCTGGACCGGGAGCGCGCCGAGCGGGGCATGGCCGTGCTGGTCACCGGCCACAATCCCGCCTCGTCCCTGCGCTTTCACAATTTCTACACCCGCGAGCTGCGGATCGTCGGAGGGCGCCTTGAACCCGTGGCCTGA
- a CDS encoding energy-coupling factor transporter transmembrane component T family protein produces MNPWPEPSPQRTGCAPSPWVMLILCPVLSLLAVVWHGPWSMPVLAVVEGVLLVISRPGPRRLLRLAMACFWQIAVVTGLYCLRFGPQEWRGGLDVSLRLILVFVPGMLTIRMVPPAAFERILKRILPGNLPFVASCCLRFFPLLLERARIIHEAQVLRGARVLPRELLNPRNWPDAVSCIALPAVVQSVELATEIANSARARGFSMRGRRTSWPLNEEQRHAEAQSAAKESTR; encoded by the coding sequence TTGAACCCGTGGCCTGAACCGTCCCCGCAACGCACGGGCTGCGCACCCTCCCCCTGGGTCATGCTCATCCTCTGCCCGGTGCTCTCGCTCCTGGCCGTGGTCTGGCACGGCCCCTGGTCCATGCCCGTCCTGGCCGTTGTCGAAGGAGTGCTGCTCGTCATATCTCGACCCGGCCCGCGCCGTCTGCTGCGCCTGGCCATGGCCTGCTTCTGGCAGATCGCGGTGGTCACCGGGCTGTACTGCCTGCGCTTCGGGCCGCAGGAATGGCGCGGCGGCTTGGACGTGTCCCTGCGCCTGATCCTGGTCTTCGTGCCCGGCATGCTGACCATCCGCATGGTGCCCCCGGCCGCCTTCGAACGGATCCTCAAGCGCATCCTGCCGGGCAACCTGCCCTTCGTGGCCTCCTGCTGCCTGCGCTTTTTCCCCCTGCTCCTGGAGCGCGCCCGGATCATCCACGAGGCCCAGGTCCTGCGCGGGGCGCGGGTACTGCCGCGCGAGCTGCTCAACCCGCGCAACTGGCCCGACGCAGTGTCCTGCATCGCGCTGCCCGCCGTGGTGCAGAGCGTCGAGCTGGCCACAGAGATCGCCAACAGCGCCAGGGCCAGGGGGTTCAGCATGCGCGGCAGGCGCACGTCCTGGCCCCTGAACGAAGAACAACGCCACGCGGAGGCCCAAAGCGCCGCAAAGGAGTCCACCCGATGA
- a CDS encoding DUF3450 family protein: MTAFLRLFAALSLLFLLVAGAAAESPPGPKDGAVPAARAGVEAAARKAGAAGVRAEQWAGEREELLDQARQLLYDAEAARFAVARQQAYIARERADIGELKARTDAALATRRDLDPVMETLYAELARARDTGLPFDRDERRARLGALRRTLDDPDATAGEKLGRLLEALRIEAGYSLDMEAEDVVMERDGAPMAVTVLRAGRLALLRMPASGAWVERFEPASGEWVRLAGADGRELAKAVQISRKQRIAELVYLPVGHPVAQMPQQAPPADTEQGEAQ, translated from the coding sequence ATGACCGCCTTTCTCCGCCTGTTCGCCGCCCTGTCCCTTTTGTTCCTGCTCGTCGCTGGAGCTGCGGCCGAGAGCCCTCCCGGCCCGAAGGACGGCGCGGTGCCCGCGGCTCGGGCCGGGGTGGAGGCGGCGGCGCGCAAGGCCGGAGCCGCCGGGGTCCGGGCCGAACAATGGGCGGGCGAACGCGAGGAATTGCTCGACCAGGCCCGGCAACTGCTCTACGACGCCGAGGCGGCCCGCTTCGCCGTGGCCCGGCAACAGGCCTACATCGCCAGGGAACGGGCGGACATCGGCGAGCTCAAGGCGCGCACGGACGCGGCCCTGGCCACCCGGCGCGACCTGGACCCGGTGATGGAGACGCTCTACGCCGAACTCGCGCGGGCGCGGGACACGGGCCTGCCCTTTGACCGGGACGAACGGCGGGCCCGGCTGGGTGCCCTGCGCCGGACCCTGGACGACCCGGACGCCACGGCCGGGGAAAAGCTCGGCCGCCTGCTGGAGGCCCTGCGCATCGAGGCGGGATACAGCCTGGACATGGAGGCCGAAGACGTGGTCATGGAGCGAGACGGCGCGCCCATGGCCGTGACCGTGCTGCGGGCGGGCAGGCTGGCCCTGCTGCGCATGCCCGCGTCGGGCGCGTGGGTGGAGCGGTTCGAACCGGCCTCCGGCGAATGGGTCCGGCTGGCCGGCGCCGACGGCCGCGAGCTGGCCAAGGCGGTACAGATTTCACGCAAGCAGCGCATCGCGGAACTGGTCTACCTGCCCGTGGGCCACCCCGTTGCGCAGATGCCGCAGCAGGCTCCTCCGGCGGACACGGAACAAGGGGAGGCGCAATGA
- a CDS encoding MotA/TolQ/ExbB proton channel family protein yields MIRLVLASRRALPICCLALFLALTAWTVPALARQGDPPVREDAPARLNGLAASMAARTEAVNKLLDLDEHELRARVAALRKARNAERARLDKAVAELARLRTEHKALADRYEAVAGKMRAVEDAVRSNAAQARTLLEQSARTSLVPDRLAPLDRMARSRDFPGLEAISAMGGLLLDEITSGATVETRDGTFLGPDGQARRGSLLRAGSLFLGATDRDGHAFLLTPGSIPPQAVAATPGAAADAIEAWGDGSGSVLPLDPSHGAALSLLQARRTLDDWIQGGGLLLWPILAIGLAALLVVLYKGARLLLARPCPGDFPRRLRIARDADGWPGVKRLLGSLPRSPAARVLLWTSPDADPDLRDKQLQEGFLFELRRLESGLGFIAVMAAVAPLLGLLGTVTGMIDSFQAVTVFGTANPRIMSSGISEALITTQAGLGVAIPAMLLHQFLKQRVQALSADMEQQCAALQALLASEPDKDGTS; encoded by the coding sequence ATGATCCGCCTGGTCCTCGCCTCTCGTCGCGCCCTGCCGATCTGTTGCCTGGCCCTCTTTCTCGCCCTGACTGCCTGGACCGTTCCGGCCCTGGCCCGACAAGGCGATCCCCCGGTCCGGGAAGACGCCCCGGCCCGCCTGAACGGGCTGGCCGCGTCCATGGCGGCCCGGACCGAGGCCGTGAACAAACTCCTCGACCTCGATGAACACGAACTGCGTGCCCGCGTGGCCGCGCTGCGCAAGGCGCGCAACGCCGAGCGGGCCCGGCTGGACAAGGCCGTGGCCGAATTGGCCCGGCTGCGGACCGAGCACAAGGCCCTGGCCGACCGGTACGAGGCCGTGGCCGGGAAGATGCGCGCGGTGGAGGACGCGGTCCGGTCCAACGCGGCCCAGGCCCGCACGCTCCTTGAACAGAGCGCCCGGACGTCGCTTGTCCCGGACCGACTGGCTCCCCTGGACCGCATGGCCCGCTCCCGCGACTTTCCCGGACTCGAAGCCATCTCCGCCATGGGCGGCCTGCTCCTGGACGAAATCACCTCCGGCGCGACCGTGGAAACGCGCGACGGGACCTTCCTCGGCCCGGACGGGCAGGCGCGCCGGGGCAGCCTGCTGCGCGCGGGCAGCCTCTTCCTCGGGGCGACGGATCGGGACGGACACGCCTTTCTGCTCACCCCCGGCTCCATCCCGCCCCAGGCCGTGGCCGCCACGCCCGGAGCGGCGGCCGACGCCATCGAGGCTTGGGGGGACGGCTCGGGCAGTGTCCTGCCCTTGGACCCGTCCCACGGCGCGGCCCTGTCCCTGCTCCAGGCCCGGCGCACCCTGGATGACTGGATCCAGGGCGGCGGCCTGCTCCTGTGGCCCATCCTGGCCATCGGCCTGGCCGCGCTGCTGGTCGTGCTCTACAAGGGCGCGCGCCTGCTCCTGGCCCGCCCCTGCCCCGGAGATTTCCCCCGCCGGTTGCGGATCGCCCGGGACGCCGACGGCTGGCCGGGCGTGAAGCGGCTGCTCGGGTCCCTGCCCCGCTCCCCGGCCGCGCGGGTCCTCCTGTGGACCTCGCCCGACGCCGACCCGGACCTGCGGGACAAGCAGTTGCAGGAGGGGTTCCTCTTCGAGTTGCGCCGCCTGGAAAGCGGGCTCGGGTTCATCGCGGTCATGGCCGCCGTGGCCCCGCTGCTGGGGCTGCTCGGCACGGTCACGGGCATGATCGACTCCTTCCAGGCCGTGACCGTGTTCGGCACGGCCAACCCGAGGATCATGTCCAGCGGCATCAGCGAGGCACTGATCACCACCCAGGCCGGGCTCGGCGTAGCCATCCCGGCCATGCTTCTGCACCAGTTCCTCAAGCAGCGGGTCCAGGCCCTGTCCGCCGACATGGAGCAGCAGTGCGCGGCCCTCCAGGCCCTGCTCGCGTCCGAGCCCGACAAGGACGGCACGTCGTGA
- a CDS encoding MotA/TolQ/ExbB proton channel family protein, which yields MTGLLHTVLDFVDAGGGTMPPLLLCCLAMWYCILRAWLDLLPVSADALRAEMDRTFACLCGRSKAEDADLAHVLAETVRARTRRRLSLAAVFAGAAPLLGLLGTVTGMIETFDGVARFGMMSPKVISSGISQAMISTQTGLVVAVPGLIAVYFLRRRLHRRLLAPAGVGPCPGGGDAP from the coding sequence GTGACCGGCCTGCTGCACACGGTGCTCGACTTCGTGGATGCGGGCGGCGGGACCATGCCGCCCCTGCTCCTGTGCTGCCTGGCCATGTGGTACTGCATCCTGCGCGCCTGGCTGGACCTCCTGCCCGTCTCGGCGGACGCGCTGCGGGCCGAGATGGACCGGACCTTCGCCTGCCTGTGCGGGAGGTCCAAGGCCGAGGACGCCGACCTGGCCCACGTGCTGGCCGAGACCGTCCGCGCGCGCACGCGCCGCAGGCTGTCCCTGGCCGCCGTATTCGCGGGCGCGGCCCCGCTGCTGGGGCTGCTCGGCACGGTCACGGGCATGATCGAAACCTTCGACGGCGTGGCCCGCTTCGGCATGATGAGCCCCAAGGTCATCTCGTCCGGCATCAGCCAGGCCATGATCTCCACCCAGACCGGGCTGGTGGTCGCCGTGCCCGGCCTGATCGCCGTCTATTTCCTGCGCCGCCGGCTCCACCGCCGGCTGTTGGCGCCCGCAGGGGTCGGCCCATGCCCCGGCGGAGGGGACGCGCCATGA
- a CDS encoding ExbD/TolR family protein produces MRIQRRIQRDESVDINVAPMVDMIFILLIFFLATASFVRESGLDVQRPAAASAKTSPDEALIIGVTAAGTLAIEGERLDIRALRPRMERFVAERPAGAVVVVADRDCPTGITVRVLDACRLAGVRSVSLGARAVEDGAGYGPVTGGMSP; encoded by the coding sequence ATGAGAATCCAGCGCCGCATCCAGCGCGACGAGTCCGTGGACATCAACGTCGCCCCCATGGTGGACATGATCTTCATCCTGCTCATCTTCTTCCTGGCCACCGCCAGTTTCGTGCGCGAGAGCGGCCTGGACGTGCAGCGCCCGGCCGCAGCCAGCGCAAAGACCTCGCCGGACGAGGCCCTGATCATCGGGGTGACGGCCGCGGGGACCCTGGCCATCGAGGGCGAACGGCTGGACATCCGGGCCCTGCGCCCGCGCATGGAACGGTTCGTGGCCGAGCGACCGGCCGGGGCCGTGGTCGTGGTCGCGGACCGGGACTGCCCCACGGGCATCACCGTGCGCGTGCTCGACGCCTGCCGTCTGGCCGGGGTCCGCTCGGTCAGCCTGGGGGCGCGGGCCGTGGAGGACGGCGCGGGGTACGGCCCGGTAACGGGCGGGATGTCCCCATGA
- a CDS encoding energy transducer TonB, giving the protein MLRPARCRARRPPGRTLALPALSGPTDMPVAAMEGLPDASSLSLSAPKGPGAAAAGPGQPIFDRPPRVLTRLDPYYPPSARRTGTEGHVLVRVLVDEYGRVEEAKVVESQPAGVFDDAALESVRGWTFSPATRLGRPVAVRIDIPIRFRLDR; this is encoded by the coding sequence GTGCTGCGCCCCGCCCGCTGCCGAGCGCGCCGTCCGCCCGGCCGCACCCTGGCCCTGCCCGCGCTCAGCGGTCCCACGGACATGCCCGTCGCGGCCATGGAAGGGCTGCCCGACGCATCCAGCCTGTCCCTGTCCGCGCCCAAGGGCCCCGGTGCGGCGGCCGCCGGACCGGGCCAGCCGATCTTTGACCGGCCGCCGCGCGTGCTGACCCGCCTGGACCCGTATTATCCCCCCTCGGCCCGGCGAACCGGGACCGAGGGCCACGTCCTTGTCCGGGTCCTGGTGGACGAGTACGGCCGGGTGGAGGAGGCGAAGGTGGTCGAGTCCCAACCGGCGGGCGTGTTCGACGACGCGGCGCTCGAGTCCGTCCGCGGCTGGACCTTCTCGCCCGCCACCAGGCTGGGCCGCCCGGTGGCCGTGCGCATCGACATCCCCATCCGCTTCAGGCTGGACCGATGA
- a CDS encoding tetratricopeptide repeat protein, with protein MNRPQRLTLRPGPASALFFALCLGAALFLSDTAYAARARDERLGPAQYAAVTEARALLDKGDPAGAVKRLLPVADDARPPLPVLDHLAWAQERAGDHGAALATYRKAAALYPDDPGTLRNLGILLFNQRHFADAARTLERAYGLQPEGAREPALLAMAGSAQARLNHFVKALRLLDRAGHTGGKVPVAWSAMAVYCCQRLERPDDALARSRACAQSHPASPAAWTLLGRVLARHGDPLAAASALETAKALRPGLGASGESEELAALYALGHAHAEAARCLAADDGPDTTLRRAGLLWLAGDNRAALDALDRFDREAAASDTAVKERLRAALLRGRILRDMGKQGAAVDGLLAAAKVIRPPAADRTGQRLRGALLLLAGELRWAQRDWTGAARIFDALAEAPGYGETGASLAAGMRAMAREAALAPAPLRELPADR; from the coding sequence ATGAACCGGCCGCAACGCCTTACCCTGCGGCCGGGCCCGGCTTCCGCCCTGTTTTTCGCCCTGTGCCTTGGCGCCGCGCTTTTCCTCTCCGATACGGCGTATGCGGCCCGCGCCAGAGACGAGCGGCTCGGTCCGGCGCAGTATGCCGCCGTGACCGAGGCCCGCGCGCTCCTCGACAAAGGCGACCCGGCCGGGGCCGTGAAGCGGCTCCTGCCCGTGGCCGACGACGCGCGCCCGCCCCTGCCGGTCCTCGATCACCTGGCCTGGGCCCAGGAGCGGGCCGGGGACCACGGCGCGGCCCTGGCCACCTACCGGAAGGCGGCCGCCCTGTACCCGGACGACCCCGGCACCCTGCGCAACCTGGGCATCCTGCTGTTCAACCAAAGACACTTCGCGGACGCGGCCCGTACCCTGGAACGGGCCTACGGCCTGCAACCCGAAGGCGCGCGCGAACCCGCCCTGCTGGCCATGGCCGGGTCTGCCCAAGCCCGCCTGAATCATTTCGTGAAGGCGCTTCGCCTCCTGGACCGCGCCGGACACACGGGCGGCAAGGTGCCCGTGGCCTGGTCCGCCATGGCCGTGTACTGCTGCCAGCGGCTGGAGCGGCCCGATGACGCCCTGGCCCGGAGCCGCGCCTGCGCCCAAAGCCACCCCGCCAGCCCGGCGGCCTGGACCCTGCTGGGCCGGGTGCTCGCCCGGCACGGCGACCCCCTGGCCGCGGCGTCCGCCCTGGAGACCGCCAAAGCGCTTCGGCCCGGCCTCGGAGCGTCCGGCGAATCCGAGGAACTGGCCGCCCTGTACGCCCTGGGCCACGCCCATGCCGAGGCAGCCCGCTGCCTGGCCGCGGACGACGGTCCGGACACGACCCTGCGCCGGGCCGGGCTGCTCTGGCTGGCCGGAGACAACCGGGCGGCCCTCGACGCCTTGGACCGCTTCGACCGGGAAGCGGCCGCATCGGACACAGCCGTGAAAGAGCGCCTGCGCGCCGCCCTGCTGCGGGGGCGCATTCTCCGGGACATGGGGAAACAAGGGGCCGCCGTGGACGGCCTGCTGGCCGCGGCGAAGGTCATCCGTCCCCCGGCAGCGGACCGAACCGGGCAACGGCTCCGGGGCGCACTCCTGTTGCTGGCCGGGGAACTCCGTTGGGCGCAACGGGACTGGACTGGGGCAGCGCGGATATTCGACGCCCTGGCCGAGGCGCCGGGCTACGGCGAAACCGGCGCGTCCCTGGCCGCGGGCATGCGGGCCATGGCCCGCGAGGCCGCCCTGGCTCCGGCCCCGCTCCGGGAACTCCCGGCCGACCGCTGA
- a CDS encoding tetratricopeptide repeat protein, producing the protein MSNIYRIGPAGPMRRRAMVSGAVRFAPLFLLLAVLLGTASPARAAAKVSPVQYGERAQQLLNEGKDAQAAALLAKGVRAYPDSDWLRSLYGRSLFAEGRLDEAEDQFQQALEINKENPVARMLIKEIRLTKDALKDREMNELVNLGMDKIGDLGVIAIGVWFGTILSMLSGRLANRFARSNFQKALSRKDWDTVTDILENLIANWKKRELRTNMEMMLAKMPQEEVTKIIRDYVDVQKYEDQLLFFLQKMHAKRG; encoded by the coding sequence ATGAGCAATATTTATCGGATAGGCCCGGCGGGCCCCATGCGGCGCCGCGCAATGGTTTCCGGGGCGGTTCGGTTCGCCCCGCTGTTCCTGCTGCTCGCCGTGCTTCTCGGGACGGCCTCCCCGGCGCGGGCCGCGGCCAAGGTGTCTCCGGTGCAGTACGGCGAGCGCGCCCAGCAGTTGCTGAACGAGGGCAAGGACGCCCAGGCGGCCGCCCTGCTCGCGAAGGGCGTGAGGGCCTATCCCGATTCGGACTGGCTGCGGAGCCTCTACGGCCGTTCCCTCTTTGCCGAGGGCCGGCTGGACGAAGCCGAGGATCAGTTCCAGCAGGCCTTGGAGATCAACAAGGAGAACCCGGTGGCCCGCATGCTGATAAAGGAGATCCGCCTGACCAAGGACGCCCTGAAGGACAGGGAGATGAACGAGTTGGTCAACCTCGGCATGGACAAAATCGGGGACCTGGGCGTCATCGCCATCGGCGTCTGGTTCGGCACGATCCTGTCCATGTTGTCCGGCAGGCTGGCCAACCGCTTCGCCCGGTCGAATTTTCAGAAGGCCCTGTCCCGCAAGGACTGGGATACGGTCACCGACATCCTGGAGAATCTCATCGCCAATTGGAAGAAGCGGGAATTGCGCACGAACATGGAGATGATGCTGGCAAAGATGCCGCAGGAAGAGGTGACGAAGATCATCCGGGATTATGTGGATGTGCAGAAGTATGAAGATCAACTGTTGTTCTTTTTGCAGAAAATGCATGCGAAGCGCGGATAG